From Deinococcus aquaticus, one genomic window encodes:
- a CDS encoding acetyl ornithine aminotransferase family protein — MTTLPKPRQPELKTSLPGPKTAAIMARDAQHLSTSYMRPYPFVPDQGEGVWLTDVDGNTMLDFFAGIAVSTTGHAHPHVVKAVQEQITRFAHVCLTDYPQEITTSLAERMVKHVEKPGEKWRVFFGNSGAEAVEAAVKLARNHTGRSHIISTLGSFHGRTYGAITLTGSKTKYKRGFGPLLPNVSHVPYPNPFRPPLGSTPQFCGDAVLAHVKNLFQTVLPPDEVAAFIIEPMQGEGGYIVPPMGFLKKLRGLCDQHGILLIFDEVQAGMGRTGKMYSFQQFEEYGGVQPDIITVAKGIASGLPISAMLAKESVMTWPVGSHGSTFGGNPVAAAAAHATLDLLEGVVKHPGCGDSLMENAASVGEFILTELKGMQAEFPFIGDVRGQGLFIGLEFVKPDGSPDGKLRDAASMAMFERGLLNLDCGEAVIRISPPLILTREEAATGLEIMRDALRALK; from the coding sequence ATGACTACCCTTCCCAAACCCCGTCAGCCTGAACTCAAGACTTCTCTGCCCGGTCCCAAAACTGCGGCGATCATGGCCCGCGACGCCCAGCACCTCTCGACCTCGTACATGCGGCCTTACCCGTTCGTGCCGGATCAAGGGGAGGGCGTGTGGCTCACCGACGTGGACGGCAACACCATGCTGGATTTCTTTGCGGGAATCGCGGTCAGCACGACCGGGCACGCGCATCCGCATGTGGTGAAGGCCGTGCAGGAGCAGATCACTAGGTTCGCGCACGTGTGCCTGACGGATTACCCGCAGGAGATCACGACCAGCCTCGCCGAGCGCATGGTGAAGCACGTCGAGAAACCCGGTGAGAAGTGGCGCGTGTTTTTCGGGAACAGCGGCGCGGAGGCCGTCGAGGCGGCCGTGAAACTGGCCCGCAACCATACGGGGCGGTCGCACATCATCAGCACGCTGGGCAGCTTCCACGGGCGCACGTACGGCGCGATCACGCTGACGGGTAGCAAGACGAAGTACAAGCGGGGGTTCGGGCCGTTGCTGCCGAACGTGTCGCACGTGCCGTACCCGAATCCGTTCCGGCCGCCGCTGGGCAGCACGCCGCAGTTCTGCGGGGACGCGGTGCTGGCGCACGTGAAGAACCTGTTCCAGACGGTCCTGCCGCCGGATGAGGTCGCGGCGTTCATCATCGAGCCGATGCAGGGCGAGGGCGGGTACATCGTGCCGCCGATGGGCTTCCTGAAGAAACTGCGTGGGCTGTGCGACCAGCACGGCATCCTGCTGATCTTCGACGAGGTGCAGGCCGGGATGGGCCGTACCGGGAAGATGTACTCCTTCCAGCAGTTCGAGGAGTACGGCGGTGTGCAGCCGGACATCATCACGGTCGCCAAGGGCATCGCGTCGGGCCTGCCGATCAGCGCCATGCTGGCGAAGGAAAGCGTGATGACGTGGCCGGTCGGGTCGCATGGCAGCACCTTCGGCGGGAACCCCGTGGCGGCCGCGGCGGCGCACGCCACGCTGGACCTGCTTGAAGGCGTGGTCAAGCACCCCGGTTGCGGCGACAGCCTGATGGAGAACGCGGCCAGCGTGGGCGAGTTCATCCTGACCGAACTGAAGGGCATGCAGGCGGAATTCCCGTTCATCGGGGACGTGCGCGGCCAGGGGCTGTTCATCGGACTGGAATTCGTGAAACCCGACGGCAGCCCCGACGGGAAGCTACGCGACGCGGCCAGCATGGCGATGTTCGAGCGCGGCCTGCTGAACCTCGACTGCGGCGAGGCTGTCATCCGCATCAGCCCGCCCCTGATCCTGACGCGCGAGGAAGCCGCGACAGGCCTGGAAATCATGCGGGACGCCCTGCGCGCCCTGAAGTAA